A window of Ipomoea triloba cultivar NCNSP0323 chromosome 2, ASM357664v1 contains these coding sequences:
- the LOC116010017 gene encoding TATA box-binding protein-associated factor RNA polymerase I subunit B, with protein sequence MTERLERLCDVCGNLGFSDGGDGFFYCTRCNSQANDFVDTGVDDADLNAFDGGIYSTTQTRARPRQEAIVAEQISQLKASQSQYQEILKTMDDYNDDTVKNGVGPTEPSDFGSAQETIISPDDYYSEIRKRYVMGVQIMVQLQCKALVEKFNVSPLIVGLTGPIWLRYLAYERVMADEWADEVIHESQSQTQGDVGEWPAAKHKAEPHNLLGKRAIPIWHRSLRSKIPLSCSLAISFLVCHMAREAILPTDIVKWTLEGKLPYFAAFLEIQKQLGPSSRACPISASCMFRPTQAISIQKLESFAASIGRRIGLELPAVNFHAIASRYLRELSLPVEKILPQACHVYEWSMPPELYLSDNESRLPSRVYVMSIVIVTIRIMYDLNGGKWEMMLSRPSAEEDFALHNSDHFDNMLDEEEADFDALRLLQILETKYSEHKDIYDYAQDLASYLQYCKDVVFAGINSSCEDREEESVIEELWDFYQKNKDVEPSDGLKKSKELQGGGSNYGTAEDGANSPGDNKSLHDGQYFNESYKDRAIRQLKSNMEENRFCYIPPSKHTQKRNYGYIRYSRKKDGAYVYAVHADYYILLRSCAQIAQVDVRTMHHGVLTFQKRLEQLDNRIDYCLHRKLPGDFCDFCCG encoded by the exons ATGACCGAAAGATTGGAAAGGCTGTGTGATGTGTGTGGGAATCTTGGATTTAGTGATGGTGGTGACGGATTCTTTTATTGCACTCGTTGTAACTCTCAAGCTAATGATTTCGTCGATACTGGCGTAGATGATGCTGACTTGAATGCATTTGATGGTGGGATCTATTCTACCACCCAAACTCGTGCTCGTCCTAGGCAGGAGGCCATTGTAGCTGAGCAAATTTCTCAGCTAAAGGCTTCACAGTCCCAGTATCAAGAGATACTAAAAACCATGGATGACTATAATGATGATACTGTCAAAAATGGTGTTGGCCCTACTGAGCCAAGTGACTTTGGTTCTGCCCAAGAAACTATCATTTCACCAGACGACTATTATTCAGAGATCAGGAAGAGGTATGTTATGGGAGTTCAAATTATGGTCCAGTTGCAGTGTAAGGCTTTGGTGGAGAAATTTAATGTAAGCCCCTTAATTGTTGGGCTTACAGGGCCAATTTGGTTGAGATATTTGGCTTATGAAAGGGTGATGGCTGATGAATGGGCAGATGAGGTTATTCATGAATCACAATCCCAAACACAAG GGGATGTTGGTGAGTGGCCTGCGGCTAAGCACAAAGCAGAACCTCACAACCTTCTTGGTAAACGAGCAATACCAATTTGGCATAGATCTCTGAGAAGTAAGATTCCATTATCTTGTTCTCTGGCTATCTCATTTCTTGTTTGTCATATGGCCAGAGAGGCAATCCTGCCAACAGATATAGTGAAGTGGACACTTGAAGGCAAACTTCCATATTTTGCTGCTTTTCTTGAAATTCAGAAGCAACTTGGGCCATCTTCAAGGGCGTGCCCTATTAGTGCCAGTTGCATGTTCAGGCCTACTCAGGCTATCTCCATACAGAAATTAGAGTCATTTGCAGCTTCAATTGGTCGGAGAATAGGTTTAGAACTTCCAGCTGTGAATTTCCATGCTATAGCTTCCCGTTATCTAAGAGAGTTATCTCTTCCTGTTGAAAAAATTCTTCCTCAGGCTTGCCATGTGTATGAGTGGTCTATGCCTCCAGAGCTTTACTTATCAGACAATGAATCCAGGCTCCCTTCTCGTGTTTATGTTATGTCCATTGTGATTGTAACAATAAGGATTATGTATGACTTAAATGGTGGGAAATGGGAAATGATGTTATCTAGACCCAGTgctgaggaggactttgctttGCATAACTCAGATCATTTTGATAATATGTTAGATGAGGAGGAAGCTGATTTTGATGCTTTGAGGCTTCTTCAAATCCTGGAAACAAAATATTCTGAGCACAAAGATATATATG ACTATGCACAAGATTTGGCATCGTATCTTCAATACTGTAAAGATGTGGTTTTTGCTGGAATAAATTCTTCTTGTGAGGATcgtgaagaagaaagtgtaATAGAGGAACTATGGGATTTCTATCAAAAGAATAAG GATGTTGAACCATCAGATGGGCTTAAAAAGAGTAAGGAATTACAGGGGGGCGGCAGTAATTACGGCACAGCAGAGGATGGTGCTAATTCCCCAGGAGATAACAAATCATTACATGATGGTCAGTATTTTAACGAGTCCTACAAGGATAGGGCAATAAGGCAACTGAAATCAAATATGGAGGAAAATCGATTTTGTTATATTCCACCCAGTAAGCACACCCAAAAGAGGAACTATGGTTACATCCGCTATTCTAGAAAGAAAGATGGTGCCTACGTCTATGCTGTCCATGCTGATTATTACATACTACTTCGGTCCTGTGCACAAATCGCTCAAGTTGATGTTCGGACTATGCATCATGGAGTGTTGACTTTTCAGAAGAGATTGGAACAACTGGACAATAGAATTGATTATTGCTTGCATAGGAAACTTCCTGGGGACTTCTGTGATTTTTGCTGCGGTTGA